The Streptomyces sp. NBC_01276 genome contains the following window.
ACGACGGTGTCGGCGACGTCGGCCACGAGGCCGGCCTCCTCGTGGAGCTCGCGTACTGCGGCCTCGGCGAATGTCTCGCCGGGCTCAACCGATCCACCCGGCAATTCGAAAGTTCCACGACGGTGCTGGCCCAGAAGGACACCATCCGGTCCCTGGACGATCACGCCGACCCCCACGAACGCGTTCGGAGGCGGTGGAGTGCTGGTGCGCTGGCGGCTCGGCACCCTCTGCGGACGCCGGGCTTCGTACAGCCGGTAGGAGGCCTGGTTGTCCGGCTTCGGCTCGTCGATCGCCGTGGCCTGCTCCAGGGTGAGGCCGTGCTCGACCAGGAGGTCCTCCCACAGCTGGGTGGTCAGGACCCACATGTGGACGGGGTGGGTCTGGTCGGTGCCGGGCAGTCGCAGGACCTCCAGGCGTGGGGTGGCGGCCGTGGAGGGTCCGGCGCCGGCGGAGGTGGTGTGCAGTGCCGAGTACAGGAGGCGTCCGCCGGGCTTGAGGCCGTTGGCCAGCGCGGGCAGGAGCCGGTTGGGGTCCAGGAATGGCAGCCCGTTGACGGAGTAGATGAGGTCGTAGGGGGCTGAGTCCTGCAGGTGGGCGACGGCGTCGGCGCACACGAAGCGGAGCCCGGGAGTGTTCGGGTATCGGGTGACGGCGCGCTCGTGCTGGGTGGGGGAGGCGTCCACGCCGGTGACGTCGGCGCCCAGGGAGGCCAGGCGGGCGGCGTGCCGGCCCACTCCGCTGCCGAGGTCAAGGATGCGGAGCCCTGCCAGGTCCCCGAGGCTCTCGATGCCGGGTCCGGTGTCGGCGACGCCCCAGTCCCACCGCTCGATCTCCGGCAGGTCCGGGCGGACGGTGAGCTGGTGCGCCCCGTAGATCGTCCAGGTTTTGGCGGTCTGCTTCTCGATGTCCGTCAACGTGTCCTCCTTGTCGGGCCGGCCGCGCCGGCGGTGGGTTGGGCGGCGTGGAGCCGGTCAGCGGTCCTGGGAAAGTGCGAGGAGCTCGGCGAAGGTCCCGCCACCGTGGACAAGATCGTCGTAGCGGCCCTGCTCGGAGATCCGGCCGTCTTCCAGCGCGATGATGTGGTCCGCGATCCGTGTGTTCTCCAGGCGGTGGGTGACCATGATGGTGATCCGCTCGGCGGCGATGGCCTTGATCCGCTCGAAGATCAGGTGCTCACCGCGTGGGTCCATCTGAGAAGTCGGCTCGTCCAAGATCAACAGGTCGGGCTTGCGGTACAGGGCCCGGGCGCACGCCTCGCGCTGCCACTCCCCGCCGGAGAAAGTGATGCCTCCCCAGATGTCGCGGGCCTGGAGGCTGTTCAGCCCGTTGGGGAGGTCTTCGACGGCTTTGCGCAGGCCGACCGCATCGATGGCCTCCCATACGGGTCCGTCGTCGTGGGTGTGCGGCTGGCCGAGGGTGATGTTCTCGCGAACCGGCCACGGCCACTTGGCGAACTCCTGCGGCACCAGGCCGGAACGGGCCCAGACGCTGGCCGGGTCGGTGTCGGCGAGGTCGTTTCCGTTCCAGGTGACCCGGCCTTTGTCGCAGAGGTAGATACCGGTGATCAGGCGCGTCAGGGTCGACTTCCCGGAGCCGTTCGCTCCCACGATTGCGAGGATCTGGCCGCGCTCCAGGGTGAGGGAGACGCCGTCGACCGCGGGCTTGTCCTTCCCCGGGTACTGGTAGGAGACCTCGTCGAGCCGGATCTGCTGGACCGGGCCGGTGATCTCGCCCGGTCCGCGCTGGGGAGTAAGGGCGGCGGCCTCGTCGAGGAAGGACTGCATGTCGGTGAGATAGAGGCTGGTGTGGAAGATGGCGGCGCCGTTGATGACGACCTGGGAGAGGGCGGCGAGCGCGGTCTGGACGGCGATGACGGCCGTGGCGGCGATGGCGGGTTCGATCCGGCCGGTCACGGCTAGCCAGGCGAGTGCTCCCCAGGTAGCGAGCAGGAAGACGCCGCCGGCCAGCGCGGAGAGCAGGGAGATCCGCAAGGTCCGCGGTGCGGCGGCCAGGTTCCGCCGGTCACACCGGTCGGACAGGGCCCGGTACCAGTAGACGAGGTAGTCGGTCATGGAGTTGGCACGGACCTCGTCCCCATACTGGGACGCGGTGGCCCACCAGCGCATCATCCCCCGCACATTCCTGTCGGAGATGTTCGAGTAGTGGATCTCGTAGTCGACACGGGCAGTCAGCACAGCTCCGATGCCGGCGGGGAGTACGGCGAGGAGCAGCAGGGGCAACATCATGACGTTGAGCAGGGACAGGACGCTGCCGGCGGTGACCAGGCGGATCAGCGAGGACATGAAGCGTTGGGCGTCGGTGACCATCACGTGGGTGCGGACCACCCCCATCTCGGCTGCCTCCTGCCGGTCGGAGAAGCCGTCTCCGGCGTAGGCCGAGGCCTCGACCCGGCAGACCGCCTCGACCAGGGCGCTGTCGGTCTCCGAGGTCAGCAGCGGGGTGATCCGCCGCCCGGCGTACGTGGCCACGGCCCCCGCGACGCGGTTCATCGTGGCGGCGAGCGCGACCACGAGCAGCGCGGGCAACGCTCCGTGAAGACGGTCACCGGCACTTCCTGCACCGAGTACGGGCCCTATCGCGCGGGCCGTGGCGGCCAGCAGCACTGCGGCCGATACGCCCGTGATGACCTGGCACCCGATCAGGAGCCGGACGGCCTGCCGGTCGGTCTGCCACGACAGGCGGCCGATCCGGGCCAGGACCGACGGAAGCGTGGCGCACATCTTCCGGAAGGACACCTCGGCGAGCGGATTGACGGAGTACTGCCCGCTGTAGGTGATCTCCGCCGGAGGCGGCGGAGGCGGAGCGCTGGCCGGTTTGCTGTGTGCTTGGGATGTGGTCATCGAATCCCCCTGGATCACCGTTCGGATGCTGTCGGAAGCTCAACGACAGCCCTCATTTTTCGAACACACGTTTTTCGGTCGGCCCCGAAATCCCGGAATAGAGCGCCGGGCGGACCGTGGGAACTACACCGACCCGCCCCCCGTAACGCCCGTGCCACCAAAGGTGGTTGGCCGAATCGCCGAGGTTCCCAAGCGCCGCAAGGCCACGGGCGAGTTGGAGCGGATCGGGCGGAGCCTGCTTGTAGCGTGCGGGGCTCCTCGTACGCCACGGACCGCGCTCGGTAGCCCTCCGCATGGGCTGCCGGTCCACTGCCGGCCGGGGCGGAGGCTGGCTCACGTCTGGGGCGAGGTCAGAAGAGCTCGGCCTGGACGGGGGCGGATGCCTTGGCGGGGCGACCGGCGGTCGTCTTCAGGTTGCGCAGGCTCCGGATGGTTCCGGTGGAGTCGGCTTCGGCGATCAGCCGGCCGAAGACCTCGGCGGTGACTCGGACATCGGCCATGGCCCGGTGGCGGTCCCTGGGCCGGGGGATCTTGTAGTGGTCGAGGAGGGTGTCGAGCCGGTAGTTCTCAAGGCGGGGCAGGAGGCGTTTGGCGAGAAGGACCGTGTCGATCAGATCGATCGCGGCCAGATGGGGGCAGTCCTCACGGCGGCGGTAGATCATGCCGCCCTCGACGGGGGCGTGGTGGGCGACCAGGAGGTAAGGCCCCGCCGTGAGGCAAGAGTCCAATGCGGCCAGTGCCTCGCCCGCGGTGGGCGCGTCGGCGAGCATGGCCGCGGTGATGCCGGTCTGCGCGGCTCCGGCGGGGGTGAGCGGGGCGAACTCCGGCGGCCGCATCAGCGATTCGTAGGCACCGACCTGCACCCACCCCCGGTGGGGCTGGTGGGTGAGGGCGAGGGCGGCGACCTCGATCGGCTGGGGCGGATGTCCGGCGGGGGTGGTCCCCTCAAAGTCGATGACGACGAAGGTGGTGTTGTGGAACAGCGGATCGCCCTCGAGCTGGCCACTCGGGGGCCGGCGGATATCCGCATTCATGAGATGCCCCTTGGATGCCCGGTTTCGGCGGCGAGCGCGTCCTCGAGATCCACCAAGTTCTCGACCAGACGCCGGATGCCTCTCTGCCGTTCCGACCAGTACCGTTGCAGGTCGGCCTCGGCTTCGTCCGGGAGGTCGTACTCGGCGGTGGTGGCGCCGTAGAAGCTGAACAGCATGTACAGCAGCGCGATCCGCGCGCAATGCCGAACCTCGGCAATGGGCAGGGTCGGGTTCTCGGACCGGTAGGCGGCCGCCATCGCCAGAACGCAGTCGGCCCAGTGGTCGGAGTTGGCGAGGGTGCGCGGGTCGCACGCAGCCCGCCCGAGCTCCCAGGCAGGCAGCGCTCTGGCAGCTCGAAAGTCGATGACACCGGTGACGACACCGGCCTGGACGAGCAGGTTGGTGCGGCTGAGATCGGCGTGCAGGGCCTGCTCGACCAGGTCCTCGGGCAGATGGGCCCTCAGTCGGCCGACTTGGGTTTGCAGGTCCTCGCGTCGCTGGGCGATCTGGCCCCGCAGCTGGTCGAGGCTGTCAGCCTGCTGACGGCAGGCGGTGTCCAGAACCGTGTCGCACTTGGCCAGGGCCTCTTCGACAGACCCCGTACGCCATCGCACGTGCTGGCGGCGCCGGGGGAGAGGATAGGCAGCCAGGACCCGGTGCATCCGGCCCAGGATCATGCCGGTGTGCTCCGCGAGCGCCACCGTCATCGCGGAGGTCGCGACGGTTCCAGGTGCCTCCTCGACCACCGCCCAGGGGCTGCAGTCGGCCAGGCTGAGCAGATTGCCGTCCCGGTCAGGCCATACCCGCGGTACCGGCAGCCGCGCGGCCCGACAGAACTCCGACATGTCCCATGCCGCCCGGGCCGCTTCCAGATCGGCCGACGCCGGGTACTCCTTGACGTACAACCGCTGCCCGCTGGAGGTCACCACGCGCCAGTTGACGGTGTCGGTGCCCATCGGCACTTGCTCGACGGACTCCGCTTCGATGCCGTACCGGTCGGCCAGCACGTCGGCTGTCATTTCGCCCTCCCAGTTCATCTCCTCCATGACGGTCACCGCCTCCTGGACGGGGAGCGCATGATGCCGTGGTTGTAGTGGACCCGGAGGTTCTCGAGCATGGTGTGGGCCGCGTCGACGGTCTCCACGTCCCGGTGTTCCAGACCCCACTGCAGGGCGCTCACGGCGTCCTGGGCGCCGTAGGCCAAACATGCGTGCTGTTCGGCCTGAGTGAGGTCGCGCCCGAAGCCGTCGTAGAAGGCAGCGCGGACATTGGGGCGGGAGGCGAGGATGCGCAGTTCGAGGCGGGGGAGATCGCGCTTCACGGCGGGCTCGACGCAGGTCCGCTCGAAGTCGATCAGCCGCAGGGTTCGGGTGGTGCCGTCCCACAACCAGTTCCTGGGCTGGTAGTCGGCGTGGGACACGTGCATCGGCAGCTCGCCGGGGCGCTCCCGGGTAAGGTCGCGCAGCATCACGCCGACATCGGCCGGCAGGTACAGCGCGGCATCGTTGAGCATCTTCTCCACGGCTGCCGCCCACTCGGCCTCGCCCTCGGCCGAGTACGAGGCCGTGGAGGTCGGAGCGGAGTGGAGCAGCGCCAGCAGGTAGCCGGCCTGCTGGTATGCCTCCAGCTCCTCCTTACCTTCCAGAGCGTGGCTGCGGACGCTGCGTCCGGCGACCGGCGTGATCACGATGGCTAGCGCTTCGGTGTCGGCCGCGACCAGCGTGGGAGCGCGCCCCGCACCTAGGCAGTGGGTCCACCGCTGGTAGGCCTCAACCTCGCGGCGGTGCCCCTTCGGACAGGCATGCCGCTTCACGAACCGCCGCTGGCCGTCACTGCCTCGTACTTCCCAGACTCGGGGGCGGTCGGGGCCCGGCCACGAATGCTCGGCGACGACCTCGAAGGTGCCGGCCACCGTGGTGATCAGGTCTTCGATCGTCGCGGGGATGTCGGTCATGCCGATGCGCCCTTCCAATCGGCCGCCCACCCAGAATGATCACGTGAAGTAACTGTGCGGGTGCGCAGTGTCGTCTTGTTGTGTGGGGGAGTAGCTTGCCAAGGGCCACTGACAACGTGGTCCTCTGCAGCTACGTGACCTGGTGGCCGCCGGTTCCGTGGGAGGCGTCGAGTACGCCGAACATCCAGCCCAGGGTGATCAGGTGCGGGTCGTGCTCGGCGCTCCAGCGCGCCCGCAGCGCTCGGATCCGCTTCTTCATGGCGTCGTGGGAGAGGCCGCAGTGCTGTGCGATCTCGGCGTATGTGCCGTCCAGGGCGAGCGACCAGAGAATCTTGGTCTCGACGTCATCGACGCCGCCGGGCGGTGGCGTTGTCGGCTCCGGCCGGGGCAGCTGCTCGGTGACGTAGCACGCGTGGACCAGGGCATGACGGTGGCGCACTCCGGCACGCCGGTTCCCGTGCGACATCTGGATCGCGACGGTGCCCTCGGCGAGGCCCAGTTCGGCTGCCGCCTTGGCGGTGCTCATGCCCCGGGCGAGGGTTCCGGCGATCTTCACCTGTGCCGGGGTCGGATGTGAGGCGGCCGTGGCGGTCCGTGCGGGCATGAGCGGGTCCTTTCATTTCGTCGGCGGCGTGGCGGTGCAGGTTGGGCAGACCCCGGCCGAGGGGGGAACGCTCCCGGCCGGAGTCTGGTCTTGGTGCGGCGGGAGATCAGGCGCGGGTGAACCAGCGGGCCTGATCCGCGTCGGTGACGATGCCGCGGTGGTGGTCGAGTTCGAGCTGCGCGAGGTGGGCGTAGTGCTCGACCACGCTCTTTCCGAACGCCTCTTGGGCGACGGGACTGTGCCGGAACGCAGAGCGGGCCTGATCGAGGGTGAGGGGCAGGAGAGCCGCGTCGGTGGCCTCGTAGGCGTTGGCGGTGCAGGGCGCCGGCGGGGTGAGCTGCCGCTCGATGCCATGGGTCATCGAAGCGAGCGCTGCGGAGAGAGCGAGGTACGGGTTCGCGTCTGCCCCCGGAACGCGGATCTCCAGGTGCACGCCCGCCCTGTGCCCGGTGACCCGCACGGCGCAGGTGCGGTTGTCCCACCCCCACGTCATGCGAGTGGGGGCGAAGGAGCCGGGCACATACCGCTTATAGGAGTTGACGTTCGGCGCGTACAGCGGGGCGAGCCCCGGTAGCGCCATCAGTAGCCCGGCGATTGCCTGCTCGCCGATCCCGGACAGCCGTCCGGTCGGATCGGTGATCAGCGGGTTGCCGCTGCGGGTGAGGGAGATGTGCAGGTGGAGTCCGCTGGCGATGCCGGTCTGGGGGGAGGCCATGAACGTGGCTGTCATGCCGGACCGGCCCGCCAGGGTGCGCACGGCGTGCTTGAAGACGAGGTGGTTGTCGCACGCGGGCAGCGCGGCGCCGTAGGGGAAGGTGACCTCCACCTGGCCCGGCGCGCCTTCGGTCTTGATCGCCTCGACGGGCATGCCCGCCTTGGACAGCGAGCCCTGGAGGCGGCGGAAGAGTCGGTCGGTGTCCGGCGTGTGGTCGAGGGCGTAGTCCAGGTTCTCCTCGGCCACCGGCATGAGTCCGCCCGGGCCGATGCCCGTGGCCGGGGTGTAGGTGCCGCGGTAGAGCATGAACTCGGTCTCCAGGCCGGCCTGGGCGTGCAGCCCGTGGGCGGCTAACCGGGTCAGCTGGTGCCGCAGAATCTCGCGTGGCGCAACCTCGATGGGCTCCTCGCCCAGGCCGATCGCGTTGCCGAGAATGAGCGCGGTGCGCGGCATCCACGGCAGGGTGCGCAGCGTCGAGGGGTCCGGCACGACCGTCATGTCCTCGTACCCGCTCGCCCAGGACGTGAGGGCGAACCCGTCGGCGGGCGTCATGTCGACGTCGGTGGCCAGCAGGTAGGCGCACATCTCAGCACCGCCGTCGAGGACGCGGTTGAGGAAGTGCCGCGCCCCGTACCGTTTGCCCTTGAGGCGGCCCTGCAGGTCCGGAACGGCGAGGAGGACGGTGTCGATTACGCCGGCTGCGACGGCCTTGCGTAGCTCGTCGACGCTGAACGCCCGGGCCGGCCGCCGCTGGCCAGTGGACGTGGTCTCGATGTCGGGCTGCGCCGGGCTGCTCGGGCAGGACGTCGCGCTGGCCGGGGTAGGGAGGGCGGTCATCAGATGACCTCTTCCTGGATCCTGGCCATGCCCGAACCCGCATCGGCTGCCGCGGTCGGCACCTTGTAGTCCCGTCCCGCGATGCGCCACCACAGGGTGGCCAGGGCGAGGACGACCAGCAGGGCGATGGGCGCGTAGTTGAACGTGGTCACGGAGAAGAGCCCGGAGTCGGGCCGGGTCTGGGGGAGGCAGAACAGCACGGTCACGAAGACCACCCAGGCCACGGCGACGGTGCCGACGGGCACGCCCCAGCGGCCCAGGTTCCAGGGGCCGGGCTGGAAGCGGTGGCGGTTGCGGATCCGCAGATAGATCGGGATGGCGTAGGCGGGCGTGATCCCGATGACGTTGATCGCGGTGACGGCGGCGTAGGCGGTCGGGCTGTACAGCGAGGGCAGCGCTAGGACTGCGGCCACGCCGACCGCCAGCCATACCGCGCGGGTCGGGGTGCCAGTACGGGCATCGACGTGACGCCACAGCTTAGACCCGGGCAGGGCGCCGTCCCGGGAGAAGGCGAACACCATCCGGCTAGCGGCGGCCGTCTCGGCGTTGCCGCAGAACAGCTGCGCGACGATCACTACCAGCAGCAGGGCCTTCGCGCCGGCAGTGCCGAGGGCGTCGAGGAAGATATGTGCCGGTGGCACGCCGGTGGCGGTGGCCTGGGTGGCGGCGTAGTCCTGGATCGCGAAGGTCAGCCCGGCCAGCAGCACGAACCCGGCCAGCCACGACCAGCCGATCGCCCGCATGATCCCGCGAGAGGCGGAGACCTGGGCGTTGGTGGTCTCCTCCGACAGGTGCGCGGAGGCGTCGTAACCGCTGAAGGTGTACTGGGCGAGCAGCAGCCCGATCAGCACGACGTACAGCGAGCCGGACCAGCCGGTGTTGTTGACGAACTCCCCGAAGACGAAGGACGGCGACTGGTGGCGTGACGGCACGATCGCGAGCGCCCCGACGATCACGGCGACCCCGCCCAGGTGCCACCACACGCTGATGGAGTTCAGGATGCTCACCAGCCGGACCCCGAAAAGGTTGAGGGTGGCGTGCAGCGCGAGGATGCAGAAGTAGATCGCCATGATCTTGCCCGGTGTCGGGGCGAAGCCGAACTGCAGGTTCAAGAAGGCGCCGGTGAACAGCGCGGCCCCGTAGTCGATGCCGGCGATCGCACCGAGCAGACCGAGCAGGTTGAGCCAGCCGGTGTACCAGCCCCACTTGCGCCCGCCGAGCTGTTCGGCCTGGTAGTAGAGGGCGCCGGAGGTGGGGTAAGCGGAGGTGACCTCAGCGAGGCCGGCTCCGACGAGCATCACCATGGCGCCGACGGCGATCCAGCCCCACATCATCACGGCGGGGCCGCCGGTCGCGAGGCCGAAGCCGTACAGGGTCATGCAGCCGCTGAGCACGGAGATCACCGAGAAGCTGATGGCGAAGTTGCCGAACGGCCCCATGCGGCGGGCCAGCACCGGCTCGTAGCCCAGTTCCCGAAGGAACGCGTCATCTGACTGGGCCCCCGCCGCGCGGCGAGTCGGGCGTGTTCGTAACACTGGACATCCTCCATGGAATGGGTGGAACGAGGTCAAAAGTCAGGTACATGCCAAGTCGCGTTTTGCTGTACGCGACGGTCAGCGCACCGGTCCGGCGCGAGGTGCGTGGGTGCGTGCGAAGGACAGGGACTCCCGGCGGGCCCGCAGCAGCAGAACCTCGCCGCCGTCGGGATGGTTCGGGTCCTCATGGACGGACGCCCACGGCTCCCGCGAGGCGTAGGTGCCCGCGGCTGTGAACACCTCGGCGGCCTCCACGAATCGGTGACCGGCCCACAAGGCGTACGCGAGGTGGTGCAGGTCCGTCACCGAGCGCGGCGCGGTGTCCGGCTGCTTGAACCAGTGGTGGAACGCCTTGACTGTGTATGTGATCGTCGGCTCCTGCGCCCACTGCCGTCGCCACAGCGGATCGGCACGGCGCTGGAGGGACTGCTGCCGGCACTGCTCGACGAGCGCGTACAGCGGCAACAGCAGCAACGGGGAACCCGCCGGCGACCACGAAGCCACCCATCGGCCGAAGTCGAAGACAGCGGCGAGTGAGGCCGCCGGTGGGACGGGGCGGGCCAGTATGAACTGCAGGATCCGGTGGTACGCCTCCCGGTTGTACGGGTCGCGCTGGTTGATCCCGTGCAGAAGCCCCCACGGCCCGCTCGGCAGCATCGGCTCTGCCGA
Protein-coding sequences here:
- a CDS encoding bifunctional class I SAM-dependent methyltransferase/NUDIX hydrolase produces the protein MTDIEKQTAKTWTIYGAHQLTVRPDLPEIERWDWGVADTGPGIESLGDLAGLRILDLGSGVGRHAARLASLGADVTGVDASPTQHERAVTRYPNTPGLRFVCADAVAHLQDSAPYDLIYSVNGLPFLDPNRLLPALANGLKPGGRLLYSALHTTSAGAGPSTAATPRLEVLRLPGTDQTHPVHMWVLTTQLWEDLLVEHGLTLEQATAIDEPKPDNQASYRLYEARRPQRVPSRQRTSTPPPPNAFVGVGVIVQGPDGVLLGQHRRGTFELPGGSVEPGETFAEAAVRELHEEAGLVADVADTVVLGTLLARVGDIVRVTVPVLVTRWSGVPLQREETIGAWRFWPRDALPQPLFVPSAQCLSTWDPSLPLDHPAAAAFHPAGPGTA
- a CDS encoding ATP-binding cassette domain-containing protein, with protein sequence MTTSQAHSKPASAPPPPPPAEITYSGQYSVNPLAEVSFRKMCATLPSVLARIGRLSWQTDRQAVRLLIGCQVITGVSAAVLLAATARAIGPVLGAGSAGDRLHGALPALLVVALAATMNRVAGAVATYAGRRITPLLTSETDSALVEAVCRVEASAYAGDGFSDRQEAAEMGVVRTHVMVTDAQRFMSSLIRLVTAGSVLSLLNVMMLPLLLLAVLPAGIGAVLTARVDYEIHYSNISDRNVRGMMRWWATASQYGDEVRANSMTDYLVYWYRALSDRCDRRNLAAAPRTLRISLLSALAGGVFLLATWGALAWLAVTGRIEPAIAATAVIAVQTALAALSQVVINGAAIFHTSLYLTDMQSFLDEAAALTPQRGPGEITGPVQQIRLDEVSYQYPGKDKPAVDGVSLTLERGQILAIVGANGSGKSTLTRLITGIYLCDKGRVTWNGNDLADTDPASVWARSGLVPQEFAKWPWPVRENITLGQPHTHDDGPVWEAIDAVGLRKAVEDLPNGLNSLQARDIWGGITFSGGEWQREACARALYRKPDLLILDEPTSQMDPRGEHLIFERIKAIAAERITIMVTHRLENTRIADHIIALEDGRISEQGRYDDLVHGGGTFAELLALSQDR
- a CDS encoding amino acid permease gives rise to the protein MGPFGNFAISFSVISVLSGCMTLYGFGLATGGPAVMMWGWIAVGAMVMLVGAGLAEVTSAYPTSGALYYQAEQLGGRKWGWYTGWLNLLGLLGAIAGIDYGAALFTGAFLNLQFGFAPTPGKIMAIYFCILALHATLNLFGVRLVSILNSISVWWHLGGVAVIVGALAIVPSRHQSPSFVFGEFVNNTGWSGSLYVVLIGLLLAQYTFSGYDASAHLSEETTNAQVSASRGIMRAIGWSWLAGFVLLAGLTFAIQDYAATQATATGVPPAHIFLDALGTAGAKALLLVVIVAQLFCGNAETAAASRMVFAFSRDGALPGSKLWRHVDARTGTPTRAVWLAVGVAAVLALPSLYSPTAYAAVTAINVIGITPAYAIPIYLRIRNRHRFQPGPWNLGRWGVPVGTVAVAWVVFVTVLFCLPQTRPDSGLFSVTTFNYAPIALLVVLALATLWWRIAGRDYKVPTAAADAGSGMARIQEEVI
- a CDS encoding phosphotransferase enzyme family protein; the protein is MEEMNWEGEMTADVLADRYGIEAESVEQVPMGTDTVNWRVVTSSGQRLYVKEYPASADLEAARAAWDMSEFCRAARLPVPRVWPDRDGNLLSLADCSPWAVVEEAPGTVATSAMTVALAEHTGMILGRMHRVLAAYPLPRRRQHVRWRTGSVEEALAKCDTVLDTACRQQADSLDQLRGQIAQRREDLQTQVGRLRAHLPEDLVEQALHADLSRTNLLVQAGVVTGVIDFRAARALPAWELGRAACDPRTLANSDHWADCVLAMAAAYRSENPTLPIAEVRHCARIALLYMLFSFYGATTAEYDLPDEAEADLQRYWSERQRGIRRLVENLVDLEDALAAETGHPRGIS
- a CDS encoding phosphotransferase, with translation MTDIPATIEDLITTVAGTFEVVAEHSWPGPDRPRVWEVRGSDGQRRFVKRHACPKGHRREVEAYQRWTHCLGAGRAPTLVAADTEALAIVITPVAGRSVRSHALEGKEELEAYQQAGYLLALLHSAPTSTASYSAEGEAEWAAAVEKMLNDAALYLPADVGVMLRDLTRERPGELPMHVSHADYQPRNWLWDGTTRTLRLIDFERTCVEPAVKRDLPRLELRILASRPNVRAAFYDGFGRDLTQAEQHACLAYGAQDAVSALQWGLEHRDVETVDAAHTMLENLRVHYNHGIMRSPSRRR
- a CDS encoding glutamine synthetase family protein; the encoded protein is MTALPTPASATSCPSSPAQPDIETTSTGQRRPARAFSVDELRKAVAAGVIDTVLLAVPDLQGRLKGKRYGARHFLNRVLDGGAEMCAYLLATDVDMTPADGFALTSWASGYEDMTVVPDPSTLRTLPWMPRTALILGNAIGLGEEPIEVAPREILRHQLTRLAAHGLHAQAGLETEFMLYRGTYTPATGIGPGGLMPVAEENLDYALDHTPDTDRLFRRLQGSLSKAGMPVEAIKTEGAPGQVEVTFPYGAALPACDNHLVFKHAVRTLAGRSGMTATFMASPQTGIASGLHLHISLTRSGNPLITDPTGRLSGIGEQAIAGLLMALPGLAPLYAPNVNSYKRYVPGSFAPTRMTWGWDNRTCAVRVTGHRAGVHLEIRVPGADANPYLALSAALASMTHGIERQLTPPAPCTANAYEATDAALLPLTLDQARSAFRHSPVAQEAFGKSVVEHYAHLAQLELDHHRGIVTDADQARWFTRA
- a CDS encoding PolC-type DNA polymerase III gives rise to the protein MNADIRRPPSGQLEGDPLFHNTTFVVIDFEGTTPAGHPPQPIEVAALALTHQPHRGWVQVGAYESLMRPPEFAPLTPAGAAQTGITAAMLADAPTAGEALAALDSCLTAGPYLLVAHHAPVEGGMIYRRREDCPHLAAIDLIDTVLLAKRLLPRLENYRLDTLLDHYKIPRPRDRHRAMADVRVTAEVFGRLIAEADSTGTIRSLRNLKTTAGRPAKASAPVQAELF